The Lolium perenne isolate Kyuss_39 chromosome 6, Kyuss_2.0, whole genome shotgun sequence genome segment CACACAGCTTAAATGTGAGGCCCAACGACAACCCTCAAACAAAGTGTTTGTTTTTTGATCCGCGCAACCACACTTTCAAACCAAAAGTGGATTGGATTTACCGGGGAGAGACATTGTTCGCGCGTCAGCATGTCCAGCCTGGCATATGCATGTGGGCTAACTAATGAGGAGAGATACATGGCCCATGTCCGCTGATTTGTCTATGTCCATGCTCCATGGGGAAGTGGctcactttttttttcttccaAACTTGTGTAATTTTATCATATTTTTGTTGTGTTTGCAATATAAGTAATTTCACATTATAAATTAGCACGGTAGTAGTGTACATTGTTGGTTACATGTGGATAATTTTCAATTTCTTTTGAACAATGGCTTTTTCAAAATGAGGCGCACCGTTGGGTGCACAGACCACCCAAAATGGACAACAGTCCGTTATTCTGTTCACGCGTCACCCGTAAACGAACCATATGATACACCTTTTGTGCTCGAAATGCATGAGACGACACCGTTGGAGATGAATATTAAGTCTAACGAGCCAAACTGGTTCATATAATTTAAGAGCATTTTTAGTCACGTCCCCTAAACCGTCCCAAACGGCGCTGGATTGAGCGTTTGAGGACGTGTTTCGTTCATGccgtgtttgggggacgtcgctccccagccgcgtcccccaaacgccgtccCAAAACATTAAAAATAATTTTAATAGATAGAAGAAAACTCTTTACTAATATTTAAATCGGTGCAGCATagacaaattacatataaaacttcAAAAAAACATAAtcaaattacatataaattattttaaacttcttcttcttctttgatgatggccccgcctcgttatcgtcatcacggtggcgcttcctgctcgtcacctcttccgaagaggcggtgtcggccgacgcgtcggaggaacttgtgtcctcctcgtcgtcggtgCTCGCCGActgcgccttggccttggccttggccttcgctttcgcgtccgcctccgccttcgcacgggccgccggcgcctcctcctccgaccctTCCTCCTCAGTGTCCTCCTCCACGGCCTGCCATTCCTCCGCGCTGTCAACTGGCGGCGGGGAATCGTCGCCGCTGCTGGGCATCCGGGctctgtcccaccaatggcgccatcctggaggcttgccctcgctggaggtgtcggatggaagctcagagatgtagctcatcgtcgTGAGGAGAAGCTTGGATGAATGGCGGCCGGTTGAAGATCCGAAAGCGCCTACGCACGGGTCTTACTGAGCGCAGATGAATggcggcgcagaagtcgaagagagcggcggttgctcttccgaagAGTCCGCGCTCTATTTCAGTGGTTGGCGCGTcggtcgacgcggttgccaatgcgacagttccgcttcccggcaacttcaccgtcgctacgtaggcggcggttgagcgtccaagccgctgacgcgtcgggcccgcgtctcctcggctctcatttcgttgtgtccgacGTGTCCGGACCATctcctgtgtagcggggacgggctcggggcgccagacaccgtattgggccgcaCCGGACAAAAATGGCCTTTGAGGCGCGCGGTTTGGAACGTTTTTTTATCCGGCGCGTCCCAAATCGTTTTGGGAGACGGTTTATGGAAcacggctagagatgctctaaggcaaCAAAATTTTGGACTGCAACAAAACTTTGTCTCTAGCTGTGTTGCATTACCCGATCGACGCATTTCAATGAAAAAAAAAAGGCATGCTATAGTGCATGTAGATGCTTTTGGATAGTCTTCAAGAGAAGAGGTTCGGGTGGTTTCCTATTCATGTGAGTTATATTGATTGCCACTTTTCATTACTCACTCAAGTTACCGTGCCATGCATGATTAGTTAAGATTTATTACCAGCCGGTTTTTACAATTTGACAACAAACTCAACATAGGCCAATACGAGAAAAGCTTTTGCAAGCGTAACCGCCTAAAGTCACCTGCCTATAAATAATAGACAAGTGGCAGGAATCCGTTGAGCCACCTGTCGGCAATCAAAGCTATCCAGCGCAGCAATGGCGGAGGGCCCGCCACGCCCGCCTGGACCGAGGCAACACCAGAACCCAAACCCGAACCCGGCCGCCTTCCAGCGTCACGTGCCTTACGCCTTCTTCGCTGCCTCACTCTTCCGGGCGCCTGGTTCGCCGTACCACCCACTTTctccttcgccgccgccgccgtatcACGGCTTCCCGCCGCCGTATCACCGATTCCCACCGCCGTATCACGGCTTCCCGCCGCCGTATCACGGATTCCCGCCTCCGCAGCCCCACCAGGGCTTCCGGCCGCCGCAGCCCCACCAGGGCTTCTGGCCGCCGCAGCAGCACCAGGTATTCCCGCCGCCGCAGCAGCACCACGATTTTCCGCCGCTGCGGGGATATGTGGCTCTGCCGCCGCGGGGATATGCCGCTCCGCCGCGGCGGGCATATGCTCCATTGGTGCGCCTCCCCGCTCTTCCGCAGCCACAGGCCCCGGACTTCTTCCAAGCCGCTCCGCCGCGGCAGCAGCCGCCGCGGCTGCAGCCGCCGCGGCTGGCGCCACCGCAGCCTCGGGCGCCACCGCAGCCTCGGGCGCCACCTCAGCCTCGGGCGCCACCGCAGCCTCGGCCGCCACCGCAGCCTCAGCAGCAGCCGCCGCGGCAGCAGGGTCCGCCCTCGTCCGCCGCCGCGGCCTCGCGcccttcctcctccgccgccgcggcctcgcgcccttcctcctccgccgccgcggcctcgcgcccttcctcctccgccgccgcggcctcgcgcccttcctcctccgccgccgcgctaCCGGATTTCGACCACGCCGCTCCGCCGCCACAGGGCTCGGCTACCTCCAACGCCGCCGAGGCAGTGCGACGTCGTTCGCCGCCACCGACGCACCAGGCTAAACGCCCTCGCCCCAGCCTGGACATGGTGAGGATCGACACTTACCGTCCACCAACGGCTGCCTTCGCCGGGGGACCGAGGCAAGCTTCGTCTCGCGGGCCTGCCGCTCTCAAGGCCTCGGATCACGCGACCCTGGTGCCGTCGGCTCCGCGAGGGCCGCCGGCTGTGCAGAGGATGGACTTTTCCGACCAAAATCCTCCGACCCGCCCGCGGCTCCGACTGCCCCTGCCGCGTGAGCGGGAGCAGCCTCTCCCGCAACCAGCGGAGGCCGCACCGGTGGCTGTACCAGACCTCGGACCGCTCCAAGGAGGAGCGCTGGAGGACGCACCGGGGGCTGCACAAGAGCTCGGAGTCGTCAACGCGGCTAACCCGGAGGTTGCTCAGAAGGTGAATCCCCTGTTTGCTACTCCCCCTCGCCCTGATTTCATTGATTCTTGATTCTTATTGTTGATCCTCTTCAATTTCTTTGCACACACAGGAAGCCGACGATGGTCAATATCAGCTTTTCGGGTTGATGGAGGATGCAGATGATGACCACTAGGCTGCTCAACATGATCTAATGGATGGCTAACTCGAGGTAAGTGGGCAGATGTTTGCTGGGATTTACTGATGTTATCAATCATGGTTGTCACTTCATGAAATTTAGTTGGGATTTGTGGGATGATAATCTGATGTTATAGGAAGAGATAATTAAAAGATGCAATGAAGTTAGAATAAGTGGGGATGTGGCCCAACTGATTTGGAGCATCTTATTTGGAGGTTCCCTTGGTAAATTTGATAAAGAGAAATAGGAAATATATCATGGTACAATTAGCTGCTGTTTTCTGGACAATATGGAAGTTTAGATTCGAAGCATGATTTGAGCATAACATAATTCGAGATCCTGTTGTTCTGATCACACGTTTGGTCATTGTCTGAACTGTTGGTCGATATTACAGCTAAAACAGGAAAACAAAGATGTTGGAGTTGCTGCAGTATTCTAGACTTTAAGGAAATCCAGAAACAGTAAATGTTTTGACAGTCAGAAAATAACTGACCCAATTTTGTTACTTAACATGGACTGTTCTTCAGATAAAATAGGAAAAGCAAGAGGCCTTGGAGGAAAAGAATAGATCAAGTAGAAAATGAGGTATTCAACGCTTCGCGAGGACGGATGACTTGGAGCCAGGGTGATCACAGCAGAAGGAAAAGACATTCGGAAGATCCTTTCATCTCATTAGATTGTGTTTAGTGTTTGGCTCTTTGAGATGGCAGTTCTGATTCTTTTGGGATGCTTTTATATGGTCTTCGGCGAAAACTGACGGTTCCCTGAGGGCTCATATTTGTGTTCTGAATTCAGTTTGCTGTTTTTGGAGATCCTCTCTCATTGCTGATGATGTTGATAGATGGTGAGATGCCAGATGTAACAGCCTTTAGTTCTTTTGCTGAGCAGTTTGATCGAGCTGCTTTATGGATACAGATGATCTCATTTTTGTTAATGGCACAGGGATGGCAGCCAAGAGTACCCAGGTTAACGGGATAGTTTCTTTGCTGAGCGGTTTGATCAAGCCGGTTGATGCCTATAGATGATCTTGTTTTTGTTGGTTTTTGACTTAGCGGCTGTAGTTCGATCGTTATTGCTTGTGAATCTAGCTTTTTCTGATACTTCGTGGGAGTGCTTTGTGAGTGGAGGATTAGTTTCTGGGTTGTGCTCTTATTGTAAAGACCTGTCGGTTCCCAGCACGTCGTCAGTGTTAATATTTCAGAAGTTCTGATAGCGGCAATCAAACTTTTCCAGCGGGTTGGCATATTAACATTGAAAGTCCTCCTATGCTCCCCTCCGACGACCCGCTCCGACAATCAAGAGCTTCCTGGAGCTGGCAGCCATGAGGCAGGAAGCTCAGCAGCGATTCACAGTGCAGTTTTCCAGGGGACAACTGCAGACAGATACGAAATTCAGTTAACTGAAGACAAGCACCAAATTCAGCTAACTAAAGATATAGACCAAATTACATCGTAAAGGGTGGTGGCAGCGGACGACACACCATCTGCCTGCTGCCTCCCTTTGCTCTCGTGAACAGCTAAAAACCGTGGTCGGGAGGAGGTGGAGCTTGGCCGCCCACCGCGCACGCAATG includes the following:
- the LOC127310612 gene encoding uncharacterized protein, which produces MAEGPPRPPGPRQHQNPNPNPAAFQRHVPYAFFAASLFRAPGSPYHPLSPSPPPPYHGFPPPYHRFPPPYHGFPPPYHGFPPPQPHQGFRPPQPHQGFWPPQQHQVFPPPQQHHDFPPLRGYVALPPRGYAAPPRRAYAPLVRLPALPQPQAPDFFQAAPPRQQPPRLQPPRLAPPQPRAPPQPRAPPQPRAPPQPRPPPQPQQQPPRQQGPPSSAAAASRPSSSAAAASRPSSSAAAASRPSSSAAAASRPSSSAAALPDFDHAAPPPQGSATSNAAEAVRRRSPPPTHQAKRPRPSLDMVRIDTYRPPTAAFAGGPRQASSRGPAALKASDHATLVPSAPRGPPAVQRMDFSDQNPPTRPRLRLPLPREREQPLPQPAEAAPVAVPDLGPLQGGALEDAPGAAQELGVVNAANPEVAQKEADDGQYQLFGLMEDADDDH